The genome window TGGGCTTCACGTCGCCGAACCGGCGCCGGTAGTAGCTCCCCGTCACCGGATAGAGCACCAGCGCTCCCACCAGCCCCAGCCCCAGCACCCCCAGCGCCACCGCGTGCGGCAGGCCCGCCTGGGACGGCAGCGTCGCCATCCACGCCGCGAAGCCCAGCATCACCACCCCGAGCGGCAGGAAGCGCAGCCCCTGCACCCACTCGTAGTACCGCGTCACCGCCTGGATTCGCCGCAGGTGCTCGTTCATCTCGGGCCTCGTGAGGGGCAGACAGGTTTGTGCTGCAAACCCGACGAGGAGTAACAAGACGCCCAGGTCTCTGTCAATGACTGGTTTGCAGTGCAAACCGGAGCGGGCCGGCCCGTCGCTCAGGACGCGCGCTTGGGGGCGCGCAAATCGGTGATCGGCAGCGGGTGCCGGGTGCCCTGGGGGGAGACGAGGGCGGCGGCGAGGACGAAGTCCTGACCCATGCGCAGCTCCAGGGTGGTGGGCCCCTTGTGCGTGGTGCGCCAGTCCAAATCGATGCGCACGGTGCCGAGCAGCTCGCGGTCCACGGTGGTGGTGTCGAGCGACTCGAAGAGGGCGACGGAGATGGGGCCGGGGATGAGGGGCAGCTCCAGCGTCACGGACTTCGTCGCGGGCACGGGGGTGTTGGCGGGGATGACCTCGTGCTGGGCGCCGCCGGGCACCATGATGCCGATGGGCATGGGCACCACGTCCGACAGGCCCGTGATTCCGCGCGCCAGGTTGCGCCCGAGGATGGCCGCGCCCACCGCCACGCCCAGCTCCGGGTTGACCTCCTTGTCGGAGGACAGCCGCTTGAAGTGGGAGAAGCGCTGACGGATGACGGGCATGCGCGTCTGGCCGCCCACCAGCACCAGCTCGTCGATGTGCTCCGCCTTGAGCCTGGCGCGCTCCAGCACGTCGTCGCACGCGGACGCGGTGCGCTCGATGAGCTGGAACACCATCTCCTCCAGCTGCTTGCGCGTCAGCGTGTAGTCGAAGTCGATGAAGCCGCCGTCCTTCTGCGCGATGCAGGGGACGCGCAGCACCGTGGACTCGCGCGTGCTGAGCGCCATCTTCGCGGACTCGGCGGCGAAGACCAGCCGCTGCATCACCACCTGGTTGCCGCGCAAATCCAGCCCGTGCTTGCGCTGGAAGTCCGCCACCAAGAGCTCCACGATGCGCTCGTCGAAGTTGGCGCCGCCCAGGAACGCGTCGCCGCCCGTCGCCAGCACCTTCACCACGCGGTTCTGCACCGCCAGCAGCGTGGCGTCGAACGTGCCGCCGCCCAGGTCGAACACCATCACCGTCTGCTCGGGGTTGCGCAGGTTGGCGTAGTAGAGCGCCGCCGCCGTCGGCTCGTTGATGATGGCGCGCACGTTGAGGCCGCACATCTCGGCGGCCTGCCGCACCGCCTCGCGCTGGCGGATGCTCGCGTGCGCGGGCACCGTGAGCACGCACTCCTTGAAGGGCTCTTGGGCCGCGTGCGTGGCCAGGGTGAGGATCTGCTTGATGACCAGGTGGGTGACGTCCGTCAGCGACGTCTGCTTGCCGTACATCGTCACCGCGGTGTAGCCGTCCGGCGCCTCCACCAGCTCGAAGGCGTACTTGTCCTTGTGCTGGGTGACGTACTCGGACTGGTAGCGCCGTCCCAGGAAGCGCTTGGCGCCGAAGACGGTGTGCCGGGGGTCGTCGATGATCTGCCGCCGGGCCGCGTGGCCGACGATGGCCTTGTCCGCCGCGTGGAACCACACCACCGAGGGCAGCGTGAAGCTCTTGTCCGTCACCGGCACCAGCCGCAGCTTGCCCGTCTTGTCGAAGAAGGCCGCCGACGTGTTGGTGGTCCCGAAGTCGATTCCGAGGATGGGGGCCGTACTCATGCGGCCGGCAGTCTCCCATGTCTGGCCCGGAGGTTCAGCTCCGGAGATTCCAGGGATTCGGAGTCGCGGGGTTCACCCGCCTACACGTGCTCCATCACCATGACGGCGACGGTGTGGGGGGCGAGGGCCTCGTAGAGGTGGGGCACGTCGCCGGGGAAGGTGGCGTAGTCACCGGGGGCCAGCTCCACCGGGTTGTCCGAGGGGCCCGCGCGCAGCCGACCCTTGCTGACGATGAGGTGCTCGACGCTGCCGGGGATGTGGGCCTGGGCGTGGCGGGCGGAGCCGGGCTCCAGGGTGATGACGTAGATATCCCTCCGCGCGCCGGGCGGGCAGGCGGACAGCATGATGCCGGTGAAGTGGGCCTGCTCGGAGCGGATGGCGGCGCCCTCGCCCGCGCGGATGACGCGCACCTGGCGAGCGGGCGGGTCCACCAGCCGGCTGAAGGGCACCCCCAGCGCCACGGCCAGGGCCCAGAGCGTCTCGATGCTCGGGTTGCCGGCGCCCGACTCCAGCTGGGACAGCGTGGACTTGGAGATGTCCGCGCGGCGCGCGAGCTCCGACAGGGACATGTCCGCGCGCTCACGCTCCCGGCGCAGGGCGACGGCGATGGCGTCCAGCGGACGAGGGGGCTTGGGCGTTCGTTTTACCGGCATGGTCGTTCTTATTGACGAACGGGCGGCTTCTGTCCAGATTGAGATGCATGGCGAACGTGGACCGGGTGTTGGTGCGGGACGTGGGGGCGGTGGCGCTGGCGTCGGGCGTGGTGGGTGTGTCGTTCGGGGCGCTGGCGGTGGCGGCGGGGATGTCGGTGTGGATGGCGCTGTTCATGTCGGTGGTGGTGTTCGCGGGCGGCGCGCAGTTCGTGGTGGTGGGGATGGTGGCGGCGGGGGGCAGTCCGGCGGCGGCGGTGCTCGCGGGGCTGCTGCTCAACGCGCGGCATCTGCCCTTCGGGCTGGCGGTGGCGGACCTGTTGGGGAAGCGGTGGTCCACGCGGCTGTTGGGCGCGCACCTGATGGTGGACGAGTCGGTGGCCTTCGCCCTGTCGCAGCGGGAGCCGGGGCGGCGTCGGGCGGCCTACTGGCTGTGCGGCGGCATGTTGTTCGTGGGGTGGAACACGGGCGTGGTGCTGGGCGGCTGGGCGGGGCGCGTGGTGGGCAGCTCCGAGTCGCTCGGGCTCGACGCGGCGTTCCCCGCGTGCATGGTCGCGCTGCTGTTGCCGTCGCTGCTGCCGCCGAAGGCGCAGGACGCGGAAGTCGGCGCGAGGGAGCGGGCGGCGAAGGCGCGCAAGGTGGCGCTGGTGGGCGCGCTCATCGCGTTGGTGCTGACGCCGTGGCTGCCCATGGGGCTGCCGGTGATTCTGTCGATTCTCGCCGTGGGAGTGGCG of Myxococcus fulvus contains these proteins:
- a CDS encoding Hsp70 family protein produces the protein MSTAPILGIDFGTTNTSAAFFDKTGKLRLVPVTDKSFTLPSVVWFHAADKAIVGHAARRQIIDDPRHTVFGAKRFLGRRYQSEYVTQHKDKYAFELVEAPDGYTAVTMYGKQTSLTDVTHLVIKQILTLATHAAQEPFKECVLTVPAHASIRQREAVRQAAEMCGLNVRAIINEPTAAALYYANLRNPEQTVMVFDLGGGTFDATLLAVQNRVVKVLATGGDAFLGGANFDERIVELLVADFQRKHGLDLRGNQVVMQRLVFAAESAKMALSTRESTVLRVPCIAQKDGGFIDFDYTLTRKQLEEMVFQLIERTASACDDVLERARLKAEHIDELVLVGGQTRMPVIRQRFSHFKRLSSDKEVNPELGVAVGAAILGRNLARGITGLSDVVPMPIGIMVPGGAQHEVIPANTPVPATKSVTLELPLIPGPISVALFESLDTTTVDRELLGTVRIDLDWRTTHKGPTTLELRMGQDFVLAAALVSPQGTRHPLPITDLRAPKRAS
- a CDS encoding helix-turn-helix domain-containing protein, which codes for MPVKRTPKPPRPLDAIAVALRRERERADMSLSELARRADISKSTLSQLESGAGNPSIETLWALAVALGVPFSRLVDPPARQVRVIRAGEGAAIRSEQAHFTGIMLSACPPGARRDIYVITLEPGSARHAQAHIPGSVEHLIVSKGRLRAGPSDNPVELAPGDYATFPGDVPHLYEALAPHTVAVMVMEHV
- a CDS encoding AzlC family ABC transporter permease; the protein is MANVDRVLVRDVGAVALASGVVGVSFGALAVAAGMSVWMALFMSVVVFAGGAQFVVVGMVAAGGSPAAAVLAGLLLNARHLPFGLAVADLLGKRWSTRLLGAHLMVDESVAFALSQREPGRRRAAYWLCGGMLFVGWNTGVVLGGWAGRVVGSSESLGLDAAFPACMVALLLPSLLPPKAQDAEVGARERAAKARKVALVGALIALVLTPWLPMGLPVILSILAVGVALR